The following nucleotide sequence is from Salvia splendens isolate huo1 chromosome 2, SspV2, whole genome shotgun sequence.
CTAGGGCAACCTTGTCTACTGAAGCAACATCAGGTGTTGTTCTGTTTTCTGGCTGCTTCTCATTATGCTCACGAACAGTCTCCCCCACAGAATGTCGAGGTTGACTTGATATCATTGAGATTTTATCAACCCTGGGAGTAGTTGCCTGTGCTTCATTTTCTGGCCGCTTCTCTTTATCCTCATCCAGCACAACAGCTACATTGTTTTCCATACTACTTTGAGGAGGATGATAAGGTATCATGGGACCTTTATCAACTGTAACAGAAGCTTGTGCTTCATCTTCTGACAGATTCTCACTGTTCAAATCGAACAAAACAATAGAAGTCTCTTCCCCAGAAGGCATGCTTTGTCTTCCACTTTCTGATTGCTTTTGAGTGCCTTCGTTAAGAACATTACCAGTGATGTTGCTCTCAGAAGGAAAGCCTGTATCTACCAAACCAGAAGATTGTATTTCACTTTGTGGCTGCATCTCACTAGCCTCATCGTGCCCGACATGGCCACCTTGGGTTTTACCATTCTCAGTGTACGGTACCATCACTGTATCCACAAGAAGCAATCCTGATTAGAGTACCATCAGTCAGAATGAAAAAGTAAGAAATCGCACTAGTAGACATGTAAGTTTACCTGAGCCATCAATTACAGATGACATGTGCATCTCGTCAATCCATTTCGAAAGTGGTTCATTATCAAACTGACTGCTGGGTTGGGGTTCAATAACTTTCTCTACATCCAATGTGAGGTGAGGTTCAATAAATTTCTCTAGATTCAATGTGGGGTTAACCACCACCACTTTACCTCGAGAAACACCAACAGAATCTATACAAGCAAGGAACAGTTATCAATAGGCTGCTAAAAGTACATGAAATGAAAGGAATGGAAAGGAAAAGCAACAATAGATATAGACATCATCCTTTTATCTGAATCTTGAGATACAAACAAAATATCGTTATGCAACAGTTATCTAACAAATCCAGAGGTCAAGCTTTAACCCCATAATATCTCACCTCGAACTTTGACTGCAATTCTACCACCAGCAGTAATCTGCATCTGTCCTCTCTTGAACGAACGATATTCTTCCAGCCTGACTGGCTCTTTTACACCAGCCGCCCCATACTCATTATCCAGTATTCGTTTTGGCATTCTCACTTTTCTTTTCTCAGGACCAGACTGACCATTAGCTGTTGTTTCCATCCCTATCACCACCACATCATGAAGTTCCTGTGAACCATCATCTAGTCTGTTCAAATTGATATCACCTAAACTCTGACATCCATGTTCAGCACTTCCTACAACAAGAAATCATTCTTTAATTCATGCATAGAAGCAAAGAAAATGAGACATTTGTTTTTCTCCAGGGGAGAATATGAAGCGCTCCATAAAGGATGTCCTTATTTAAACCTGCGACCACAGTCCCTGTGCTTTCAAGCACAAATTTTCTTATTTGCCTCACTCTCTTTCTCTTCTCGTTGATTTCTCCAATTCCTAATTGCTTTCCATCCTACAAATGGAAGAGATGTAGTAGTAAGCAGAATGAATGGCATCATACTGTATATTCTATATTTTCTCTTATAATTCATGAATACCCCACTCAGCAGCATGCCCATGAGAGGGGTAGGGGGTATAGGATCTCTCCAGAGTATACATTAAACATCTGTTTCATTTAGACCAACCGAGTGCATCATGTTGCCTGAACAATGTCCAGCATATTACATTCTTTTACAGTTTCAGAGATTAAAAAGCAGTCACACCAAAAGTTTATTCTATCTCAAGAGGAAGTCCTAAATGTATCATATATGGTTGGTTGAAGTGAAAAAATTATCACATGAGTGTGTACCTTTGGAAATTGGAATATTAAGACAATGAACGAGTTCTTAGCTTTTCAATAGCAATTTGTCAATACTAATTAAGTTGCAGATATGTTAGTTGTATAATCAAAGGTCATGCCAAATCACAAACATTATAGAAGAAAAGCTATCGTCAGTACCAAACAAATGAACAAACATACTTCTTAACAATAAACAAAAATCAACCAACACATCAACTAATATCTAAAGTTATTCAATTATTCATATTTGTCACCTACCGTGATTTTCCCAGTCGTGAAATCAAAGACCGGTTGTCTCTGATCATCCAAACTAATAAAAGCCTCATTGCTGGAAGGTCGACTTCTATTACTTTCTGGTTTTCCTGAGCTCCACACTTCTGCACATGACAAACCTATGACTATAGGAAGATCAGTTTCACATCTTGCATGCTCGTTTTGAGCACCTTCTTTAGTGTTTCCAGCTGTATCTAGTTCCTTCTCTGCAAGGTCTCCCAGCTTTGCTAATTGAACAAAAGGACTGGTGGCAACTTCTGAGAAAGATGGGCGTAAAAGAATTTATACCTCCACAACCAAGTTGTAGGATTTCAACTGGCGATACTTGTGCAGCACCCTTCCCCAAGATGGTGGATGTGGATTTAATGTTTTCACTGGCATTATGCGGTGTACATCCGTTCCTATGCTTTCTTTGCTGCATGATTTAAGGGTAACATATCGAAACTTAAAAACCAATAACTTGCAGCACATCAAATCACAGAAGTGAGACGAACACAATCATATTTCCACAATACATTCCTGATCCAGCAGTTCCTACAGTTTGAACTAGGTCAGAGTAGAAGTTTCATAAAGTACTCTGACACATCTGTACTAAGTATCTGATAAGTCTAACAGAAGGGAAAATGCAACAAGAATTCAAATTGTGTCTTGGAACTCAATAATATGTGGGCCTACAAAGGTCAAAGAACAGTTTTCAACCAAACTTAGAAGTATGTCCAGCCCgcataaataagataaaatacatTCAAGGTATCTGTTAGTTCTAGTCTTGCCTTTCATATAGCCAGAAAGAACATTGCTGTAAATTGCCATTAACATTTGGTAAATTGTGTCTTGCCGCAACAGTCAGTCACATTGACATAATAAGAAAACATTAATGTCTATGCTATTGGGTATTAAACTCAATAAAGAACATGTTTTCACCAATTCATCATTAACAAATAATGAACTCGGTCACCATGGATAGCAAGTAGTATATCAATTACCAAAGAGAAACAATATGCAATATCCAAGGGCACGTATGACTTACAGCATTTTCTTCCCATGGATGATCAGAGAAAGATTGATCCAACGTAGTTTGTGCTAGAGATATTTCCATATTATTTAAAGATTCTGGGATTTCAGGACTgcataaaatttctatttttgatccATCAAACCCATCCCTTTTATTGGCTACCACTACATTTCCTTCCCTGAGCTTTTTAAGAGGATGAGAAACAGAACCCCCCGAATCAGATACATATGCTGTCCTTTTTGTCAAAGGTACAGTTGCACGGGACAATGTCTGATTATCAAGAATAAACTGCTCATATTTATCATTTCTTGATATTGATGATGAGTGTGTTTTGGCAAAGATGACCTCTTCATTCACTGAATTTCTCGGAGGAGCAGCTGCCACAGAGGTACTAGAGTTATCAGGTGTGATATATTGAGATACGTCATAGACTAAGGATGGGACTGAGGGTTCCTGATACAGTTTCCAAGGAATCAGACTTAAACTTCTTACAaacaaatactagtatattacaAAAGTAGGTAGTCGGGTTTCTGATATCAAAACAATGCAGATAGTAATGAAAGAACAAAGCCCATCTATAAGATGCTCGTAATACTGTCCACATAATAAACACTTTAAAAATCAATTAACAAGATTCTAAATTTCTTATTAGTACTTAGAAACTCAGTAATACTCATAACATAGTAGCTTTTCACTACACTAACACAATATCCCATTTGCATATGACTGTGGTACTAAAAATCAAAAAAAGAATGTTTTACACATAAATACAAGAGGTAAAATAGTTTTAACTTTGCAGATAGAGAGCATCAACACCTAAAGGTCGATAGTATTAGTAACTAGAAGTGCTACTTTGCCATGTGTCACATGCACAACAAAGACAGAAAAGTGGCAGTCACACCTCCTTTCTCAGAAAAGAGTATTAGTTGCTAATGACATCAAACAGATAAAGTAACTTTAAAACCATATGCAGCAACAGTGATGGAGATAAAATGATGGTACAATCATATGGAAttcatttgaaaatattattataaaaaaaggaGCATTTTCAAGGGAGTATACAAAACCTGGGAAGAAGTGAACCATTTGTCATCCTTCCATTCCATGTGAAGTCTTAATTCTGACTGATTGAATTCCTTATCGCAATTCATTTGCTTAAAGAACACAAGGTATCTACTGTTCACAAGCTCTTTTGTAATTATTCCACTCCACCAGCCAAAGTCAAAGAATGCATCaacattttcaaataaaactaattttttATCTTTGAGAAGTGGAGGGCAAGGCCTGATGTGCAAAGAATCAACCTTGGCTTTAGCTGAACTGTGGTTATCTGAGTTTACACAATTGCACTCCACCAAAAATGTCAGATTCCCCAGGTCTTGAAGAATTGTGGCTGGATACCAAACATCCTGAAATTCTTCTCTGTCAAATGACACTTCCACCTTTCTTCCAACATCAAACATCAATCCTGCTATATTCTTCGCACAATTACAAGACCGGAAAAGGAAGCAGAACATCAGTAAATAAGAGTAGCAGCAAACATCGCCTCAAAACCAATTATCACCGAACTTTGAGGGTTTTTCAATGAACATCAAGGATGAATTATTGCTGATTTAGCAAGGTTTGCAACgtgaaaaatattgaaaattactTCAAAATTGCAGACCAAATTGACATGCAATTTTTGAATAAACCTGTTTCTGAGGACGGAGCCAGTTCCCGTTCACCCAATCGGAGTGCAGCCTCAACTCTCCAAGCCCAAACTCGAGCTCATCGGGGGGGTTGGGAAATGTGACGACGTATCTCTGGTCGCGGGCGAAGACGCCGGTGACAACGCCCGTCCACCAGCCGTCCTTGTAGAAGGCGTCGACGACGTCGTCCAGATCTAAACCCTTGAGGGGTGGTTGATGGAGCGGCGGGGTGGGCCTTACGGAGGAGGCGTCGACGTACTCCCTCAGCCGATCCAAGCCGTCCTTGTGCGCCAGCAGGTCGTGATACTCCACGTAGAGCTTCCTCGACTTCTTCTTATTCGGAGAATTGAGGACGGTGGCGGAGAAGTATACTCCCCTGAAATCCTCCTCGTCGGTCTTCACCTCGACCACGGAGCCTATAGGGAAGTAGTGGtgtcggcggcggcggtggtggccgTGGGGAGTAATCAGGGATGGGGTTTGTTGGAATTGCGTTGCATCACCGGCCATTTTTTGAGTAAAATTTAAGATGCGCGAATTTGTGGCCACAAAAATGCAAATTTCCCATTTTCGGAGCCTCTCCCTAATCACATCACTCAATTGTTTTTACGGTTttacttttccttttccttttgttttctttttgtacTCCTATCCTGCTAGTCTACgactaacaaaaaaaaagaaatacgtGTACTCGCTCGACAAAACGACTATGGCATCCATGGCGGCGACGGTGAGGTCAACCATCACAGCCGGAGCTATAATCTCTTCTTTCAAATCTCCGAAGATCGAATCCATCGGATTGCAGTCAATCAAACCGCTCAATATCAGGCGGTTGAAACAAAATCATCGGAGGGTTAATGTTGTGAAAGCATCGGCCTCTGGACTATACTCCGCCGAGAATCTCGAGCTCACTGTGGAAAACGTAGACAAGATTCTCGACAACGTCCGGCCGTACTTGATCACCGACGGCGGGAACGTCGATGTCGTGTCGGTTGATAACGGCGTCGTCTCTCTCAAGCTCCAGGGTAACCCTAATTTCCCTTTGAGTAACTGTTTTTGGTCTCACTCAATGAGTTAGTAAATTGATTGATTGGGTTATTCAATTCGATTTATTTTTCATGCAGTAGCACTTTAGAGAAGATGAAGAGAAATGTGCAGAAATATAATTTCCTTGATAAAGTGTCTAGAAATGATCTTGTTATAGATGCTACAATAGTGAATTTAAGGACATATAACTTCTGCATATCATCTATATAAACATGTACGTGCATTTGTGCGTGATTTTGTGCAACATTCTAAATAGGTAGTAGTACATAGGTTAATATTACATTGCTTGTACACTTGTAGTAATACTTTCCAAGATTAAGTTATATAGCCTCATGAGCAGCTAGGTATCTTAGCAATTCGTTACTCGTTTTCATGTTTGGAATTAGCACATTTCCATGTATACTTCACGTGAGCGTAATTGGGTATTGTTTGTCGGATAATAGGAGCATTGTGCAAGCTGTCCTAGCTCAGCAATCATCATGAAAATGGTGGTTGAAGTTGATATTAACGATGAAAACTAGAAATGTTTTGCGAGCATATATCTTAAACTACTATATATATCCACGCCTAGCTGAAACTACTAGGTGTGGTTTGAAAATGCACATCTCCATGCCTAGTTGAAACAAGCTATTAATTTTCTCCAGCAATTATGAACTTGTCTGTCTAGGGTTGGACTAGGGTGCTAActatttacagtaataactaataccTATCAATgctatgtattaaaattatcaacacaaagacataatcatgtaaatttaaatatcaatacaaagacataatttatcaacacaagaaagattgacaaatttatatctttgtgttgatatttttaacatacaatattgatatttaggtattagttattactataagaagttagtatttgatcacaaaCTTGTCTATATATGCACATTTGTGCTTTCTTGTCTAATAGGAGCTTGTGAAAGCTGCCCTAGTTCAACCACAACAATGAAAATGGGAATTGAAAGAGTTCTTAAGGAGAAATTTGGAGATGATATCAAGGATATACGTCAAGTATACGACGAGCAGATCACTGAAACTACAGTTGAGGTGAGGTCTTGCGATGCATCTATAATGTGTGTGACTCTTGCACTGAAGTGTATGCAACTATGCATAAGTTGTAATGTCATATGTATGATCGCATCTGCAGGCAGTGAACAATCATCTAGAGATATTAAGACCAGCCATCAAAAACTATGGTGGGAGCGTGCAAGTGTTGTCTGTCACAGGCGGGGACTGCATTGTGAGGTATGTCGGGCCTGACTCTATTGGTTCAGGGGTCAAAGCAGCCATCAAGGAGAGGTTCCCTGACATTGTCAATGTCAAACTCGCCAACTAGCTATTTGGCTGGAGAATGAATTTTGAGTATGGATGTTTTGTACATTTTGCTCAATTCAAAATGCGGTTCAATGTACAAAAGAAACGATTATGTCTGATTTACTAATATCAGTTTGTCTCCTAGCCGACTAACAGCCAATAAACAACAAGCGAAGTAGCAAGCAACCAAAGTCTGTCAATACCAATTCATCTTTCGGGAAATTGGTGTAGAATGTATGAGTACTATTTACATTGTTAGAAACTTGGTCAAATACTGGCGAGGATCACCACATTCATTTTAGTAACATTTTCTAACCGAAGATCACCTCAGCTCGCCTCCGTCTGCACGGCATGGTACTACTGGCTCAGAGCTTTCGCTTCTTGGTTCAAGAATTCTCATATCTTCACACTCCGTGGGGGAGAAAGGGTAGAATGTCAAATTACAACCTATCAGACGCTCATACATATATCTCCTCAGAGGAAGTCTACTGGTGTTGTCTGCTAATAAGCCATTAATGGAAAGTGCTTCAGGGACTATATATACATTcaagtgtatatattttataaatcgGAAGCATTATACTTTCGTGGTCTTTTGGACAGAGCTGGGGAAGATGGAGCATCCGATGATCGTCCCGGACCCTTCACAAAACCACCAAAATAATTGCAATGATGTGCTGCTTTAGTCGATGATTACATATTAaccaataaaaatatgattacaGATTAGTAACATGCAGCAACAAAATAACATGGTAAAATTGGAGTATACCTTGCGCTTCTGCTCCCTTTTAATGAATCTTTCCCCTAAAAACCATGTGGAATAATTAAATGTTAAAAATTAAGATGATAGCATGCAAGTGATCAGATACAGGCAGGCAATAGCCGACTAGTGGAAAGTTCAAAATCATGCCTAAAAGGTCATTAGATATAGTATTACCGCCAATCTGCAATGATTCGGGTGTGAATGTTCGATCAAGATCTGCAGCTCGCTGTGATTGCTGGTGCAAGAAATGCCGTTTTATACATCAAGGGTGCAGGATATAGGGGACAAATAGAAGCTTTGTTTAGTATACCACATTGCATACCTTGGGAGGTGTACCCGGAGTTTCAGTATATGAACTGTCACGAAATGATGAACCTTCAGCTTCCTTGTATTGCAGCTATAAATTGATGGTCAAAATCAGAAGATATGGACAAATCAAAAATATGTGAGGACTGAAtactaaaatgataatataCTCATTTCAATGTAATCAAGAAAAATGGTGTGCTTAGACAATTCGTGATGGCAATAGGGAATATTTAAAAACAAAGAAATTTGATCTTTTTAACGATCATTGAATATTTCATGTGGTTGGTGTTATTTAGTTTGAGAAGCCCATATCAAATACACGAAAAGACAGCAAATAGCTAAAAGAATGAGCAACCATAAGTAACAACTATCACTCAAGAAATGATTTATTAAGTTCTCAGAAATACAAACAATTAGCTTTTTCTGCTACCCAAAACATGCAACCCCGACAAATTACAAAACAATGAATGAAACGGATATATCATAAGTCATGGTTACAATCACCAAGACAATTGACACAGGTCTAGCCAGCTAACTTAAATTTCAAATGTAAAAGGTGATCTAACAGAGCAGAGTAAAAACCTGTTTCTGAAGATTCAATAGAGTCAATATCTCCTTTCTTAGTTCAAGATGCTCAGCACACACAGCCTTCGTGGGGACTTTTGGTTTCAAGTTCACCTGTCAAACATGAGCATCTGCGTCAACCATCCATAAGTATTAGTGTGTTATATTAAAGCTTAGAGTGCTCACAGTCTCATACAATCCCATTACGAATTTCAGAAATTAATTAGCCAACAAATTTTCAAGTCAATATAATGTATtgtatttaaaagaaaattacagtATATGCCTGGTGAGGATCGACCATCACAGGACTATATGAGAGGGCCGAGAAAAGTGGCGACATTTGCTGAATTAGCGATCATGAATTATGATAGAATTGGTGTCGAAGAGATAGAGTTGAAGATAGATCTGTCAGAGTTTGTTTAGGAATAGAATCTTGATAGTTATGTTcttattctttatttatttttttatttattactagtaaTTCTTATCGAAGTAGGATTAGGAGTTTCAATTTGAATAACCCTGAGCATGTATAGGGAAGCGGTGTCTTGGAGTTTAGTTTGTCTAGTCAGGGATCTCGCAAGAGGGTCGTCCGTTGTTCGTTCTTTTATTCGTTTCAAATATTCAAAAGTGACTGGGTCATTCTGTCGGGCAGTTCGTGTGCATAGTTTATGTTAGGTTATTTGGGAATATTGTCCTCTGTGTGCAGATTAGATTACTATGTCTTTAGCACTCGGTCGAGCAGTTGGGTGTGTGATCTTCTACCCTTTCAATTGGTGCAGTGAGCGTGGATCCGGGTAACTTAAGGAAAGGGGCTTCCCGAAGATGTGACCAAAGAGTGCCACCAAAAATGTGGGGCCAGAGGGCAGACAATGGATGGTGGGTAAAATTTGGGTTTGCCAATAGTCGTGTGCCATCCGTGGATGTCCGGTTAAGAGGGGGTGGATTGCTACGAATTTCACATTGGTTCCTCATAAAAGTGAGGAATAACGTATAAGTGGGAAACTGGGAATCAACCATTTCTTTTGGGTTAAGTTAGAACTCACAATATTATATGTTAATCAATGCCAAATCTCTTGCATGTATTTTTTCTTTGATAACTTTTCCTTCTACTTTCTATTTACGGTCAGGAGAATGAAGACCTTTATTCAATGTAAAATTTCCGAGTTCAGATAGTAATGATGAGAAGATGAGAAAGAGATGAAAAATCCAAACTAGCaaaatttctttctttttttggaaGGAGAGGTAAGGAGCAGGAAACAAACCCCAAGATCTTGTAAGGTCTGCTCTACCCGCTTGATGGTCCGGAGTCCTGCTGACGAACTTACAGCTTGCACCATGTGATCAAGTGCATATGTCCGCAAATATACACGTAGCTGCATATTTTCTCAAATGGATTAGTGACACAAAGTTATCATCAAAGCATAACATATGCAAATTAGAGACAGAGGTAACCCTGGGAAAT
It contains:
- the LOC121780864 gene encoding uncharacterized protein LOC121780864 isoform X7, which translates into the protein MVHFFPAAPPRNSVNEEVIFAKTHSSSISRNDKYEQFILDNQTLSRATVPLTKRTAYVSDSGGSVSHPLKKLREGNVVVANKRDGFDGSKIEILCSPEIPESLNNMEISLAQTTLDQSFSDHPWEENAQRKHRNGCTPHNASENIKSTSTILGKGAAQVSPVEILQLGCGEKELDTAGNTKEGAQNEHARCETDLPIVIGLSCAEVWSSGKPESNRSRPSSNEAFISLDDQRQPVFDFTTGKITDGKQLGIGEINEKRKRVRQIRKFVLESTGTVVAGSAEHGCQSLGDINLNRLDDGSQELHDVVVIGMETTANGQSGPEKRKVRMPKRILDNEYGAAGVKEPVRLEEYRSFKRGQMQITAGGRIAVKVRDSVGVSRGKVVVVNPTLNLEKFIEPHLTLDVEKVIEPQPSSQFDNEPLSKWIDEMHMSSVIDGSGLLLVDTVMVPYTENGKTQGGHVGHDEASEMQPQSEIQSSGLVDTGFPSESNITGNVLNEGTQKQSESGRQSMPSGEETSIVLFDLNSENLSEDEAQASVTVDKGPMIPYHPPQSSMENNVAVVLDEDKEKRPENEAQATTPRVDKISMISSQPRHSVGETVREHNEKQPENRTTPDVASVDKVALVLSEPEKLPFEKNTILWKTIESFQVFQRLPQKPHFQPLESFRESSREGLAIGYMVTFSSIVERASKLQLTDPVSIMDDIMDTLTDLEKQGFEVGPIQDCINELLAIKCKQEKLANDAETLNGQITGHSDTKARLERDIEEINRHIMKLQRKRSQAESAKEREEEEIAFLQVRLRETKDSIKTVKNDFEGRVSSIL
- the LOC121780864 gene encoding DUF724 domain-containing protein 3-like isoform X5, with product MAGDATQFQQTPSLITPHGHHRRRRHHYFPIGSVVEVKTDEEDFRGVYFSATVLNSPNKKKSRKLYVEYHDLLAHKDGLDRLREYVDASSVRPTPPLHQPPLKGLDLDDVVDAFYKDGWWTGVVTGVFARDQRYVVTFPNPPDELEFGLGELRLHSDWVNGNWLRPQKQNIAGLMFDVGRKVEVSFDREEFQDVWYPATILQDLGNLTFLVECNCVNSDNHSSAKAKVDSLHIRPCPPLLKDKKLVLFENVDAFFDFGWWSGIITKELVNSRYLVFFKQMNCDKEFNQSELRLHMEWKDDKWFTSSQEPSVPSLVYDVSQYITPDNSSTSVAAAPPRNSVNEEVIFAKTHSSSISRNDKYEQFILDNQTLSRATVPLTKRTAYVSDSGGSVSHPLKKLREGNVVVANKRDGFDGSKIEILCSPEIPESLNNMEISLAQTTLDQSFSDHPWEENAQRKHRNGCTPHNASENIKSTSTILGKGAAQVSPVEILQLGCGEKELDTAGNTKEGAQNEHARCETDLPIVIGLSCAEVWSSGKPESNRSRPSSNEAFISLDDQRQPVFDFTTGKITDGKQLGIGEINEKRKRVRQIRKFVLESTGTVVAGSAEHGCQSLGDINLNRLDDGSQELHDVVVIGMETTANGQSGPEKRKVRMPKRILDNEYGAAGVKEPVRLEEYRSFKRGQMQITAGGRIAVKVREKVIEPQPSSQFDNEPLSKWIDEMHMSSVIDGSVMVPYTENGKTQGGHVGHDEASEMQPQSEIQSSGLVDTGFPSESNITGNVLNEGTQKQSESGRQSMPSGEETSIVLFDLNSENLSEDEAQASVTVDKGPMIPYHPPQSSMENNVAVVLDEDKEKRPENEAQATTPRVDKISMISSQPRHSVGETVREHNEKQPENRTTPDVASVDKVALVLSEPEKLPFEKNTILWKTIESFQVFQRLPQKPHFQPLESFRESSREGLAIGYMVTFSSIVERASKLQLTDPVSIMDDIMDTLTDLEKQGFEVGPIQDCINELLAIKCKQEKLANDAETLNGQITGHSDTKARLERDIEEINRHIMKLQRKRSQAESAKEREEEEIAFLQVRLRETKDSIKTVKNDFEGRVSSIL
- the LOC121780864 gene encoding DUF724 domain-containing protein 3-like isoform X2; this translates as MAGDATQFQQTPSLITPHGHHRRRRHHYFPIGSVVEVKTDEEDFRGVYFSATVLNSPNKKKSRKLYVEYHDLLAHKDGLDRLREYVDASSVRPTPPLHQPPLKGLDLDDVVDAFYKDGWWTGVVTGVFARDQRYVVTFPNPPDELEFGLGELRLHSDWVNGNWLRPQKQNIAGLMFDVGRKVEVSFDREEFQDVWYPATILQDLGNLTFLVECNCVNSDNHSSAKAKVDSLHIRPCPPLLKDKKLVLFENVDAFFDFGWWSGIITKELVNSRYLVFFKQMNCDKEFNQSELRLHMEWKDDKWFTSSQEPSVPSLVYDVSQYITPDNSSTSVAAAPPRNSVNEEVIFAKTHSSSISRNDKYEQFILDNQTLSRATVPLTKRTAYVSDSGGSVSHPLKKLREGNVVVANKRDGFDGSKIEILCSPEIPESLNNMEISLAQTTLDQSFSDHPWEENAQRKHRNGCTPHNASENIKSTSTILGKGAAQVSPVEILQLGCGEKELDTAGNTKEGAQNEHARCETDLPIVIGLSCAEVWSSGKPESNRSRPSSNEAFISLDDQRQPVFDFTTGKITDGKQLGIGEINEKRKRVRQIRKFVLESTGTVVAGSAEHGCQSLGDINLNRLDDGSQELHDVVVIGMETTANGQSGPEKRKVRMPKRILDNEYGAAGVKEPVRLEEYRSFKRGQMQITAGGRIAVKVRDSVGVSRGKVVVVNPTLNLEKFIEPHLTLDVEKVIEPQPSSQFDNEPLSKWIDEMHMSSVIDGSVMVPYTENGKTQGGHVGHDEASEMQPQSEIQSSGLVDTGFPSESNITGNVLNEGTQKQSESGRQSMPSGEETSIVLFDLNSENLSEDEAQASVTVDKGPMIPYHPPQSSMENNVAVVLDEDKEKRPENEAQATTPRVDKISMISSQPRHSVGETVREHNEKQPENRTTPDVASVDKVALVLSEPEKLPFEKNTILWKTIESFQVFQRLPQKPHFQPLESFRESSREGLAIGYMVTFSSIVERASKLQLTDPVSIMDDIMDTLTDLEKQGFEVGPIQDCINELLAIKCKQEKLANDAETLNGQITGHSDTKARLERDIEEINRHIMKLQRKRSQAESAKEREEEEIAFLQVRLRETKDSIKTVKNDFEGRVSSIL